From Halotia branconii CENA392, the proteins below share one genomic window:
- a CDS encoding DUF2256 domain-containing protein — protein MGRARSKSDLPTKICPVCQRPFTWRKKWQDCWDEVKYCSERCRRHRSEAET, from the coding sequence ATGGGACGCGCTCGTTCTAAATCTGACTTGCCAACAAAAATCTGTCCGGTATGTCAACGTCCTTTCACTTGGCGTAAAAAATGGCAAGATTGCTGGGACGAAGTAAAATACTGCTCAGAACGTTGCCGCCGTCACCGTTCTGAAGCGGAAACTTAA
- a CDS encoding isoaspartyl peptidase/L-asparaginase, which translates to MKLQVQPKLIIHGGAGSSLHGKGGLEAVRQSLYTVVEEIYALLLSGATASVAVVQGCQMLEDDPRFNAGTGSVLQSDGQIRMSASLMDGTSRRFSGVINVSRVKNPIELVQFLQNSPDRVLSDYGAAELARELQVPSYNGLTELRLQEWMQERHDNFKSTMAGVVAEPELVESSNAGRGTIGVVALDAYGRLATGTSTGGKGFERIGRVSDSAMPAGNYATSQAAVSCTGIGEDIIDECLAPRIVVRVTDGMSLKDAMQRSFAEADKNQRDFGAIALDANGAIAWGKTSEILLAAYHNGEKLGDTLELPIETDIGCIE; encoded by the coding sequence ATGAAGTTACAGGTGCAACCTAAATTGATTATTCATGGAGGAGCAGGTAGTTCTCTCCACGGCAAAGGAGGATTGGAGGCGGTGCGCCAATCGCTCTATACAGTAGTAGAAGAAATCTATGCTCTTTTATTGTCAGGGGCAACTGCCTCTGTAGCAGTGGTACAAGGGTGTCAAATGTTGGAAGATGATCCTCGCTTTAATGCTGGTACTGGTTCAGTGTTGCAATCTGATGGTCAAATTCGCATGAGTGCTTCCTTGATGGATGGGACATCAAGGCGCTTTAGTGGCGTAATTAATGTGTCGCGGGTAAAAAATCCCATAGAATTAGTGCAATTTTTACAAAATTCGCCTGATCGCGTACTGTCAGATTATGGTGCGGCTGAACTAGCGCGAGAATTACAAGTTCCCAGCTACAACGGTTTAACTGAGTTGCGGTTACAAGAATGGATGCAAGAACGTCACGATAATTTTAAAAGTACAATGGCTGGCGTGGTAGCAGAACCCGAACTAGTAGAAAGTAGCAATGCTGGACGCGGAACTATTGGTGTAGTAGCTTTAGATGCCTATGGCAGGTTAGCTACTGGTACTTCTACTGGCGGCAAAGGTTTTGAGCGTATTGGACGAGTGAGCGATTCGGCAATGCCAGCAGGGAATTATGCCACTAGCCAAGCGGCTGTTAGTTGTACTGGTATTGGAGAAGATATCATCGATGAGTGTTTAGCACCACGGATTGTAGTACGCGTTACCGATGGTATGTCTCTCAAAGATGCCATGCAACGCTCATTTGCCGAAGCAGACAAAAATCAGCGAGATTTTGGAGCGATCGCCTTAGATGCCAACGGAGCGATCGCCTGGGGTAAAACCAGCGAAATCTTACTCGCCGCCTATCACAACGGCGAAAAACTTGGTGACACATTAGAATTGCCAATCGAAACAGACATCGGCTGCATTGAATAA
- the glmU gene encoding bifunctional UDP-N-acetylglucosamine diphosphorylase/glucosamine-1-phosphate N-acetyltransferase GlmU produces MVVVAILAAGRGTRMKSHLPKVLHSLGGRSLVERVLESVEPLSPSRRMAIVGYQAQEVKTAMQSIPNLEFVEQTVQLGTGHAIQQLLPHLEGYTGDLLILNGDVPLLRTQTLQQLLKTHQENHNSATILTAHLGEPKGYGRVFCDGENVVQQIVEEKDCTATQRQNRRINAGVYCFRWQDLAKILPHLEANNAQKEYYLTDAVTQVGKVTAVDVEDDQEILGINDRLQLATAYEILQRRVKEKWMVAGVTLIDPNSITIDDTVELQTDVIIEPQTHLRGNTTIQTGSRIGPGTLIENSQLGENVTVQYSVVTDSTIQAGSRIGPYAHLRGQAQVGAKCRVGNFVELKNTHLGDRTNVAHLSYLGDTTTGNKVNIGAGTITANYDGVNKHPTKIGDRTKTGSNSVLVAPVTLGDDVYVAAGSTVTEDVPNDSLVVARARQVVKPGWRKKQE; encoded by the coding sequence ATGGTAGTTGTAGCAATTCTAGCAGCGGGACGCGGCACACGGATGAAATCACACTTGCCCAAAGTGTTACATTCATTAGGTGGGCGATCGCTAGTAGAAAGAGTTCTTGAAAGTGTAGAACCGCTTTCGCCTTCACGACGAATGGCAATTGTGGGATATCAAGCCCAAGAAGTGAAAACAGCTATGCAGTCAATCCCTAATTTAGAGTTTGTAGAACAAACTGTACAACTGGGAACAGGTCACGCTATACAGCAATTACTTCCCCACCTTGAAGGCTACACAGGAGATTTGCTGATCCTCAATGGTGATGTACCTTTGTTACGTACTCAAACCCTGCAACAGTTATTAAAAACTCACCAGGAAAATCACAACTCTGCCACTATTCTCACCGCACATCTTGGCGAACCCAAAGGCTATGGGCGAGTTTTTTGTGATGGTGAAAATGTTGTGCAACAAATTGTTGAAGAAAAAGATTGTACTGCTACTCAAAGACAAAATCGTCGCATTAACGCTGGGGTTTACTGCTTTCGTTGGCAAGATTTAGCAAAGATATTACCCCACTTAGAGGCAAACAATGCCCAAAAAGAATATTACTTGACGGATGCTGTCACTCAAGTTGGCAAAGTGACAGCAGTGGATGTAGAAGATGATCAAGAAATTTTGGGTATTAACGATCGCCTACAATTGGCCACAGCCTACGAAATTTTGCAACGACGAGTCAAGGAAAAATGGATGGTGGCTGGTGTCACCTTAATAGATCCTAATAGCATTACGATTGATGACACTGTAGAACTACAAACAGATGTGATTATTGAACCCCAAACTCATCTGCGAGGAAACACCACAATTCAAACAGGCAGCCGCATCGGCCCTGGAACTTTAATCGAAAATAGTCAGTTGGGTGAGAATGTTACAGTGCAGTATTCTGTAGTAACAGATAGTACGATACAGGCGGGAAGCCGAATTGGCCCTTATGCTCATTTACGTGGTCAAGCACAAGTAGGTGCTAAATGCCGTGTGGGTAACTTTGTAGAATTGAAAAACACTCACTTAGGCGATCGCACAAACGTAGCCCATTTATCGTATTTGGGCGATACCACCACAGGTAATAAAGTCAATATTGGTGCAGGTACAATTACTGCCAACTATGACGGCGTAAATAAACATCCTACTAAAATAGGCGATCGTACTAAAACGGGTTCTAATAGTGTTTTAGTAGCTCCAGTAACTTTGGGAGATGATGTTTATGTCGCCGCGGGTTCAACTGTTACAGAAGATGTCCCTAATGATTCTTTGGTAGTTGCCCGTGCGCGTCAGGTAGTTAAACCAGGTTGGCGTAAGAAGCAGGAATAA
- a CDS encoding two-component system response regulator: MIQWSSKSTDSTEQNISESNRLSAANSISSNNALGWQNLEGYSLGLPKEDFLVEQKHSETSWIKPKINSGYDSLNSRSLQAKGSTVNGSDLELPKVLVVDDHTASRMTAVALLSMEGYEVIEADCGVTAVELVRQKQPDLILLDVMMPGMDGFEVCQLLKQDEHTRLIPVIFITALNDRRSRIRGIEVGADDFLTKPFDRVELAARVKSLVRQKRLNEDLDHTEQVLFSVARAIESRDPNTGDHCERLVQLGQIFGEYLNLSRHQIRDLMWGGYLHDIGKVGIPDDVLLKTGKLTPEDWQIMRRHVVIGEKICQPLRSMRGVVPIIRHHHERWDGSGYPDGLKGEDIPYLAQVFQMIDIYDALTSERPYKRAFTTQEALSVMLEETNLGWRNPQLIQQFLKFIQFYEDKD; this comes from the coding sequence GTGATTCAATGGAGTTCCAAGAGTACAGACTCTACTGAGCAAAATATTAGTGAGTCAAACCGCCTAAGCGCAGCCAATAGTATCAGTTCCAATAATGCCTTAGGATGGCAAAATTTAGAAGGTTATTCCTTGGGCTTACCTAAAGAAGACTTTTTAGTTGAACAGAAACATTCAGAGACTTCTTGGATAAAGCCTAAGATTAATTCTGGTTATGATTCATTAAACTCTAGAAGTCTACAAGCCAAAGGTTCTACAGTGAACGGCTCTGATTTAGAACTGCCGAAAGTTTTAGTAGTTGATGATCATACTGCTAGTCGAATGACTGCCGTTGCCCTCTTGTCTATGGAAGGATACGAAGTTATTGAGGCCGATTGCGGTGTGACAGCAGTTGAACTAGTTAGACAAAAACAACCGGATCTCATTTTGCTAGATGTGATGATGCCGGGAATGGATGGTTTTGAGGTATGCCAATTGCTCAAGCAAGATGAGCATACTAGATTAATTCCAGTAATATTTATTACAGCCTTAAATGACAGGCGATCGCGAATTAGAGGAATTGAAGTCGGAGCAGATGATTTTCTTACCAAACCTTTTGACCGTGTAGAACTAGCAGCGCGTGTTAAATCTTTAGTGCGGCAGAAGCGTTTGAATGAAGATTTAGACCACACAGAACAAGTATTGTTTTCCGTGGCTAGAGCCATCGAAAGCCGTGATCCCAATACTGGCGATCACTGTGAACGGCTGGTACAACTAGGACAAATTTTTGGTGAATATTTAAATTTATCACGCCACCAAATTCGAGATTTGATGTGGGGTGGTTATCTTCACGATATTGGCAAAGTAGGTATTCCTGACGATGTACTATTAAAAACAGGTAAACTTACCCCCGAAGATTGGCAAATAATGAGACGGCATGTCGTCATCGGAGAAAAAATTTGTCAACCATTACGCAGTATGCGGGGTGTAGTGCCAATCATCCGCCATCATCACGAGCGCTGGGATGGCTCAGGCTACCCCGATGGACTTAAGGGAGAAGATATACCCTACTTAGCACAAGTATTTCAGATGATTGATATTTATGATGCCTTAACAAGCGAACGACCTTATAAAAGAGCTTTCACTACACAAGAAGCACTATCTGTAATGCTAGAAGAAACTAATTTAGGTTGGCGCAATCCCCAACTCATACAGCAGTTTCTCAAATTTATCCAGTTTTACGAGGATAAAGATTGA
- a CDS encoding tRNA (5-methylaminomethyl-2-thiouridine)(34)-methyltransferase MnmD, with product MSDLNNFQPQLTADGSFTFVSQEFGELFHSHFGAKQESFLKFVAPTQLATSAHKPVLRLLDICYGLGYNTAAALQTIWTVNPSCNVELIGLELNPSVPQAAIAHHLFDNWNYDHTAILTQLAFEQQVQTDRLKAKLLIGDARTSIKLVHQLGFQADAIFLDPFSPPQCPQLWTVEFIKQVSLCLDIDGIMATYSCAAAVRVALLAAELQIGSTPPLGRRTPGTVAKKDKGSISYSLLFSALSLEEEEHLRTRAAIPYRDPQLLDTADAIIMRRRQEQQACSLEPTSRWRKRWLLNQGEY from the coding sequence ATGTCAGACTTGAATAACTTTCAACCTCAGCTAACAGCAGATGGTTCCTTTACCTTCGTTTCCCAAGAGTTTGGTGAATTATTTCACAGCCATTTTGGAGCTAAGCAAGAAAGTTTTTTGAAGTTTGTTGCTCCAACTCAACTGGCTACATCTGCCCACAAACCAGTTTTACGATTATTAGATATTTGTTATGGTCTAGGATACAACACAGCAGCGGCCTTACAGACTATTTGGACAGTTAATCCTAGTTGTAATGTTGAATTAATTGGTTTAGAACTCAATCCATCTGTACCACAAGCTGCGATCGCTCATCACTTATTTGACAATTGGAACTATGATCACACCGCAATTTTGACTCAATTGGCATTTGAGCAACAAGTGCAAACAGACCGCCTCAAGGCAAAACTACTAATTGGTGATGCCAGAACCTCAATAAAGCTAGTGCATCAATTGGGCTTTCAAGCAGATGCAATTTTTTTAGATCCCTTTTCACCGCCTCAGTGTCCTCAATTGTGGACTGTGGAATTTATCAAGCAAGTTTCACTGTGTTTAGACATTGATGGTATTATGGCGACTTATTCTTGTGCTGCTGCTGTACGTGTAGCACTTTTGGCAGCTGAGTTACAGATAGGTTCTACTCCACCTCTGGGAAGGCGAACCCCTGGCACTGTAGCTAAAAAAGACAAAGGATCAATATCCTATTCATTACTTTTTTCTGCTTTATCTTTAGAAGAAGAGGAACATTTGCGAACTCGTGCTGCAATTCCCTACCGCGATCCACAGTTACTCGATACTGCCGATGCGATTATAATGCGGCGAAGACAAGAACAACAGGCTTGTTCACTAGAGCCAACTTCCCGGTGGCGAAAACGATGGTTGTTAAACCAAGGAGAATATTAA
- a CDS encoding sulfurtransferase gives MTNNSFVVSPAWLFEHLNDPQVVIVDCRFSLANPQLGQQQYQTSHIKNSYYLDLNQDLSSPVGKHGGRHPLPNINDLTNKLATIGVNFQKTLVVAYDDSRFAFASRLWWLLRYLGHEQVAVLNGGFTEWQKVGYPITSNIPQPQKATFVPQINPELLVDIEIVKNRKDLPQVVLVDSRESDRYRGEREPIDQIAGHIPGAVNYPWLEVTNSSGQLLSPTEQNQRWEKLANAEEILVYCGSGVTACVNLLSLELAGIRTGKLYAGSWSDWISY, from the coding sequence ATGACTAACAATTCATTTGTTGTTTCGCCAGCGTGGCTTTTTGAACACCTCAATGATCCACAAGTCGTCATTGTTGATTGTCGTTTTTCTTTAGCCAATCCACAACTAGGACAACAACAATACCAAACAAGCCATATTAAAAATTCTTATTATTTAGATTTAAATCAGGATCTTTCCAGTCCTGTAGGTAAGCATGGTGGTAGACATCCTTTACCTAACATTAATGATTTAACTAACAAATTAGCAACAATTGGAGTGAATTTTCAAAAAACTTTGGTTGTAGCCTATGACGACTCTCGCTTTGCCTTTGCATCTCGTCTTTGGTGGTTATTGCGCTATCTAGGACACGAGCAAGTTGCAGTGCTGAATGGAGGTTTTACCGAATGGCAAAAAGTTGGATATCCAATTACCAGCAACATTCCTCAACCCCAAAAAGCCACCTTTGTCCCTCAAATTAACCCAGAACTGTTAGTTGATATCGAGATTGTTAAAAATCGTAAAGATTTACCACAGGTAGTTTTAGTAGACTCTAGAGAAAGCGATCGCTATCGAGGTGAACGAGAGCCAATTGATCAAATCGCCGGCCATATTCCTGGTGCTGTTAACTATCCTTGGCTGGAAGTTACAAACTCTTCAGGACAATTACTTTCTCCAACAGAGCAAAACCAGCGATGGGAAAAGTTAGCAAATGCAGAGGAAATTTTAGTTTATTGTGGTTCTGGAGTGACTGCTTGTGTAAATTTACTTTCTTTAGAACTAGCTGGCATTCGTACAGGCAAACTTTATGCTGGTAGCTGGAGCGACTGGATTAGCTATTAA
- a CDS encoding FecR family protein, with amino-acid sequence MSAKLFPLLAIGLSGLMVLPLSHQANALTPLTRAEIQNLRNLVQFIPKNTKKRRPARKLDTMIPGDGLSTGRASLADLRFNDGSLARIGEQAIFRFLPKTRNFRLSNGTVLLLIPPGRGQTRIQTPNAAAAIRGSALFVRYDQQTDTTIVGALTNSGIQVANQEASQNQVLKAGQLMVIVEGKFQGLYNFDLRNFYETSDLVQGLDLTRQSVSSTTDQAIASVQTETAAAVAAQSPVTGKGVIENPSFLKLSTSSSNSDNTDNSSTGSIKNNSSVGDLQETGQVLSNDINTTVNDADSSNDSNVDTQNNKVDSDFSKTPSPEPTPTPEPEPQPQPKPLPTPEPEPTPTPEPEPTPTPEPEPTPEPTPTPEPEPTPTPEPEPTPEPTPTPEPEPTPEPEPTPEPEPTPEPEPTPEPEPTPEPEPTPEPEPTPEPAPVPTPEPAPAP; translated from the coding sequence ATGTCTGCTAAATTGTTCCCACTTTTGGCTATTGGTTTATCGGGTTTGATGGTTCTGCCTTTATCACATCAAGCAAATGCTCTCACTCCTCTAACTCGCGCTGAAATTCAAAATCTTCGCAACTTAGTACAATTTATTCCCAAAAATACTAAAAAGAGACGACCAGCTCGCAAATTAGATACCATGATTCCTGGGGATGGACTTTCTACCGGTCGGGCTTCTTTGGCAGATTTGCGCTTTAACGATGGCTCTTTAGCAAGGATTGGGGAACAGGCAATATTTCGATTCTTACCCAAAACTCGGAATTTTAGATTATCAAATGGAACTGTGCTGCTGCTTATTCCACCTGGAAGAGGACAAACACGTATACAAACACCGAACGCCGCAGCAGCAATTCGCGGTTCAGCTTTATTTGTGCGCTACGACCAACAAACAGACACCACAATTGTAGGGGCGTTGACAAATAGCGGCATTCAAGTTGCTAACCAAGAAGCCTCTCAAAATCAGGTGTTAAAAGCAGGACAACTGATGGTTATAGTGGAGGGCAAATTTCAAGGCTTATATAATTTTGATTTGAGAAATTTTTATGAAACAAGCGATCTAGTTCAGGGACTAGATTTAACTAGACAAAGTGTTTCATCAACAACAGATCAAGCGATCGCTAGCGTTCAAACTGAAACCGCCGCAGCTGTTGCAGCACAGTCACCAGTAACTGGTAAAGGAGTAATTGAAAATCCGTCTTTTTTAAAGTTGTCTACTAGTTCCTCAAACTCCGATAACACAGATAATTCTTCCACAGGTTCCATCAAAAACAATTCTTCAGTAGGCGACTTGCAAGAAACAGGACAAGTACTGTCAAATGATATTAATACAACTGTGAATGATGCTGATAGTAGCAACGATAGCAACGTTGATACCCAAAACAATAAAGTTGATAGTGATTTTAGTAAAACCCCATCGCCGGAACCAACTCCAACACCAGAACCAGAACCACAGCCACAGCCTAAACCATTACCAACCCCAGAACCAGAGCCAACTCCAACCCCAGAACCAGAGCCAACTCCAACTCCAGAACCAGAACCAACTCCAGAGCCAACTCCAACCCCAGAACCAGAGCCAACTCCAACTCCAGAACCAGAACCAACTCCAGAGCCAACTCCAACCCCAGAACCAGAACCAACTCCAGAACCAGAGCCAACCCCAGAACCAGAGCCAACTCCAGAACCAGAGCCAACTCCAGAACCAGAGCCAACCCCAGAACCAGAGCCAACCCCAGAACCAGAGCCAACTCCAGAACCAGCCCCAGTCCCAACTCCAGAACCGGCCCCAGCCCCTTAA
- a CDS encoding YqiA/YcfP family alpha/beta fold hydrolase has product MQYIYLHGFASSPKSAKAQDIGDRFAKIQTKLKIPDLNAGNFFQLTITRQLTQVALEFPNDSVPITLIGSSLGGLISAYLGQKYPQVQRLVLLAPAFGFLSHWLPKLGDEELQRWQQEKQLMIYHYGEGRSLPLSYNFVTDATQYQEKILQRPIPTLILHGKQDEVIPITASRNFARLRPWVELVELDSDHSLGNVTQEIWQAICLFCQLP; this is encoded by the coding sequence TTGCAATACATTTATCTCCACGGCTTTGCTTCCAGTCCTAAATCTGCCAAAGCTCAAGATATAGGCGATCGCTTTGCTAAAATTCAGACAAAACTAAAAATTCCTGATTTGAATGCTGGTAACTTTTTTCAATTGACTATTACTCGTCAGCTAACTCAAGTTGCATTAGAGTTTCCGAATGATTCTGTACCTATAACGCTAATTGGTTCAAGTTTGGGTGGTTTAATCTCTGCTTATTTAGGGCAAAAATACCCGCAAGTACAACGCCTCGTACTACTAGCACCAGCTTTTGGCTTTTTATCCCATTGGTTGCCTAAATTAGGAGATGAAGAGTTACAGCGTTGGCAACAAGAAAAGCAACTGATGATTTACCACTATGGGGAAGGGCGATCGCTGCCTCTAAGTTACAATTTCGTAACAGATGCGACTCAATACCAAGAGAAAATCTTACAGCGTCCTATTCCCACTTTAATTTTGCATGGCAAACAAGACGAAGTTATCCCAATTACAGCCAGTCGTAACTTTGCGCGCTTGCGTCCTTGGGTAGAATTAGTCGAACTCGACAGTGATCATAGTTTGGGTAATGTCACACAAGAAATTTGGCAAGCAATTTGCCTCTTTTGTCAGTTACCTTGA
- a CDS encoding histidinol-phosphate transaminase: MLPFIRSDLAQFTAYKPHPSSNNAEPVSMQLDRLDTNESPYDLPFNLKEKLAWTYQQVIETNRYPDGGHETLKDAIAEYVNESAALLPSSFTAANISVGNGSDELIRSLLIATCLGGEGAILVANPTFSMYGILAKTLGIPVVGVGRNEENFEIDLKAAQSAIEQTQNPPIRVVFVVHPNSPTANALTAAELAWLRSLSEQILVVIDEAYFEFSQNTLVGELAQHPNWVILRTFSKAFRLAALRVGYCVAHPEAIAILEKIRLPYNLPSFSIIAALVALQNRQTLLESIPQILNERTKLTKALSEYSMLQLTPSNANFIFLRLESNSFHPKDTTVKNLHSQLKQLGTVVREISGGLRITVGTPEENDHTLNRIQAVLANLKS, from the coding sequence ATGCTTCCCTTTATTCGTTCGGACTTAGCTCAATTCACAGCTTACAAACCTCACCCCAGTAGTAATAACGCCGAGCCAGTTTCCATGCAACTTGATCGGCTGGATACGAATGAAAGCCCCTATGATTTGCCTTTTAATTTAAAAGAAAAGTTAGCCTGGACATATCAGCAAGTCATTGAAACAAATCGTTATCCCGATGGTGGACATGAGACACTCAAAGATGCGATCGCTGAATATGTAAATGAGTCAGCGGCTCTGTTACCATCTTCTTTTACTGCTGCGAATATTTCTGTCGGCAATGGTTCAGATGAACTAATTCGCTCTTTATTAATCGCTACTTGTTTAGGGGGAGAAGGTGCAATTTTAGTTGCCAATCCCACTTTCTCAATGTACGGAATTTTGGCAAAAACTTTGGGGATTCCTGTTGTAGGGGTGGGTAGAAATGAAGAAAATTTTGAAATTGATTTAAAAGCTGCCCAATCTGCCATAGAACAAACTCAAAATCCTCCAATTCGAGTAGTTTTTGTCGTGCATCCTAATTCTCCTACTGCTAATGCTCTGACTGCGGCAGAGTTGGCGTGGTTAAGAAGTCTAAGTGAGCAGATTTTGGTAGTGATTGATGAAGCTTATTTTGAATTTAGCCAAAATACCTTAGTAGGAGAATTAGCACAGCATCCGAATTGGGTAATATTACGTACTTTTTCTAAGGCTTTCCGGTTAGCTGCTCTTCGAGTCGGCTATTGTGTTGCTCATCCAGAAGCGATCGCTATTTTAGAAAAAATCCGTTTACCTTATAATCTTCCCAGCTTTTCAATCATTGCAGCTTTAGTGGCTTTACAAAATCGCCAAACTTTGCTTGAGTCAATTCCTCAAATCCTGAATGAACGCACCAAGCTGACCAAAGCTTTATCAGAATACTCAATGTTACAACTCACGCCCAGCAATGCTAACTTCATTTTCCTGCGTTTGGAATCAAATAGCTTTCATCCAAAAGATACTACTGTGAAAAATCTCCACTCACAACTTAAGCAACTCGGTACTGTTGTACGCGAAATTAGCGGAGGATTGCGAATTACAGTTGGTACACCTGAGGAAAACGATCACACTCTGAATCGAATACAAGCTGTTTTGGCAAACCTGAAATCTTAA
- a CDS encoding GNAT family N-acetyltransferase, producing the protein MLNLINTELTLTSWFFDPNYQERVAAAEQAPCKFQIRAATPADFNDIAQIIAESFHSQDGLWGWAFPLLRLGIYEDLRHRLLSPAPHHVCLVAVDITGLTNQLIGTVELGVRFTDSWIQVGKSFPYLSNLAVHPKYRRHGVASGLLTSCQQLSQEWGFHNLYLHVLENNYQARQLYFKLGYKVDKVESNWNPFFIRRSRQILLNKHLSTKSI; encoded by the coding sequence TTGTTGAATTTAATCAATACTGAACTAACATTGACATCCTGGTTTTTTGATCCAAATTACCAAGAGCGCGTGGCAGCTGCCGAACAAGCTCCTTGCAAATTCCAAATTCGTGCAGCTACACCTGCTGATTTTAATGATATCGCTCAAATCATTGCTGAAAGCTTTCATTCCCAAGATGGTTTATGGGGATGGGCTTTTCCACTACTACGTTTGGGAATTTACGAAGACCTGAGACATCGCCTATTATCGCCAGCACCCCATCATGTTTGTTTAGTAGCTGTTGATATTACTGGTTTGACGAATCAGTTAATAGGAACTGTAGAACTAGGTGTGCGTTTTACTGATTCGTGGATACAAGTTGGCAAAAGTTTTCCTTATCTTTCTAATTTAGCTGTTCATCCTAAATATCGTAGGCATGGTGTGGCTTCAGGACTACTCACTAGCTGTCAACAACTCTCCCAAGAATGGGGATTTCACAACTTGTATTTACATGTTTTGGAAAATAATTATCAGGCACGACAACTTTATTTTAAGCTGGGATATAAGGTAGATAAAGTAGAATCTAATTGGAATCCTTTCTTTATTAGGCGTTCTCGGCAGATATTACTAAATAAGCATTTAAGTACTAAGTCAATCTGA